The window gctgttagagtatctcaaggccaaacctGGCATCCAGTCTTTCtcagcagctgtccttttgattttaacccttcttctgccagggggaagactgtggtgaatatctgccaagctgcctgtctcccctctggcgagccttgctgtgctaacattgactgtgcattatctctgcTGTTAAGGaaactccccttggatataactgtatatgcatctattgtctttcattcttgtaccatgagtttctgctaaaaaaagccatgaatattgtttgatcacgtcatctttgtctacttcatcaactggcacttcacagccCCCACCAGGGACTCCATTTTAAAAAGAGTTCCCAACACCAAATAAGAGCTTCGCTGTTTAAGGAATACCAAATCCCTTTAACCCCAGAATTGCAACACTCCAGCAATTACCTAGCATTGGGAGTGAGGCTGCGCAGCACGTGAGTCAACGAACTCAAAGCCAAGGCTCCTGACTGTTGAACCAGTAGCGAGTTTTCATATGAAGTCTCCTCTGTGTAGGGCTTAAAGGTTGTCACCTCGTACCACAGCCAATTAAAGAGATAGCTCCGTGTCTGATCCCACACTGTCAAACAGGAAACATGTCACTGTTGGTTAGGTTCATCTCTGCTACTCCAGATGGATGGGGCCCAGGGGCTGGGCTGGCAACCCAGACGGCCGTGGCTGGGGGCACGTTACCCCTCACTAGTCAACAAAAGACAGAAATCCCCAACCTCCCACTTACACAAAAAAAGCATGGCACATCCCCACCAGTCCAAACCTAGAGCCACAATTTAGAGAGGATCCGCAGATGAACTCTGCGAGATTAACAGCGGGGCACATTAGTTCTAGCATAGCATTGATCAAGGTCAGAGGCACTCACTTAAAGCAGCATTTAGATGATCGATGGAGGCAAGGAGATGGACACCAGGGATTGCAGCAAGTTGGCTCAAAATCTGCTGGTTCCGGTCCCCACGTAACATCTGCCCATCGATGTTATGGATTATAAGGTAAAGATCTAAATCGGAATCTGAGCAAAAGATACACATAGCAGGTGCAgtaccaaaataaaaaaaatccaccacaatctctgcaCCCTCCCTCCACCACACACAAATTATCCTCTTGAGGAGGGCTCATATCATCCTGACCCCATCATGCCCACATCTCCACCTTCCTAACTCACTTACTCTCCCCACCTTGTCTCATCCTCTCTACCAGATACAGAGCCTGGACAGAAACAGTGATAACTCACCCTCATTAAATGCCCTGATAATGAAGCTTAGTTGGTCCATGGGGTTCCGAAAGCTTCCCTCATGTTGCAAAACTTCTTCTGTAATAGAGTTCAGAATCTGTAATACAATAATTGCTCAGTTACATAGAAACATTACCCCCAACCTCTCCTCCCTCAACACTCCAACCTCAAATTCAGATAGTACACCAAGAAGAGGTCACTTGAACAGAGCTCATCACCAGGCAGAAAAGGATATCATACCTgcaagattcttgcaaatttctacaggtgtaccatggagagcattctgactggtatggagatgccaatacacaggacaggaaaaggctataaAGGGTTGTGAGCTCAATCAGTGCCattatgggcatcagtcttcacactattagaacatctacaagaggtggtatctcaagaaagcagcctctatcatcaaggcccctcactacccaggccatgccctcttctctctgctaccatcaggaaagaggtacaggagcccaacgTAACATGCTTCTTccgctccaccatcagatttctgaatggacaatgaacagacactaatttatttatttttttaaataatgtatttacggatatgtaatttattgcaatttttgctGCCACAGAATAAACAAATTTCacaacaataaacctgattctgaaccAGAGCTTCAAATCACATGCAACCTTTGCCCTCTGCCCATCTACTGCAAAAGGAGAAACAAACTTGGCCAATTCTTACCATTTTAAGAGTGATGCCTGGGAAGAATCCATTCACCATCATATGGACACTGTTCTCCAGCATTTGAGATCGGAAATCTTCCAGCAATTCCCTCTTGGAGCCAAGTCCATACAACAGAATGCTGAACCCTAGTcttaaggaagaaagagaaagtggTGAATTACTGGTGACAAGTTCTCCATGTTCACCCGGCGGAGTGCTGgagtggctcaagactggctgaaggggtaccagatatcggaaccCAGATGTGAGAGGGAGCTAAGGGTGGGAAGGCCTCTCAAGGAGCCTCGGACGATGGAGGCTTTCTGatagtgttggaggtttggatctggacctcaggttgccaatagtttgtACTGAAGTCTGTgtagctgcaggagcactggaggcgaatccagtcAGTGATTCTAaagagactcttttgcttctctttctcatttcaCATAATATtattactgttttattacatgacaataaaagaatcttgaatctttaatgTCTCAAAGGTTGCCACCACCAACctcccatccttctaaactccattgagCAGAGACCCAAGCTACTCAATCTCTCTTTATAAGCCTGCTCATTCACATCGAACATCTCCACAGTCACTGCAAGAACAAGCAAACTCCCCACAGACAGCGTCCAAGGTTGGACCGAACCTGGGTCTCGGGCTGCAAGGCAACAATTTGACCAGCCAAACCGCTGGACTGCATTGTGCTTCACTATGTATTGCATACTTGCACAATCACCATTCCTTGCCCAGAAAGCCTCTGTTCTGTACTCACCGAGTTTGCAACATCCATTTACAAAAGAAGTCTTTGTATCCGTTGTTCAGCTGCCTGATCTCAGCTGAGAAAGGCAAATTGTCATTTCTCAGTAACCTCACCAAGGTCTCCTACAATGGGTCAGGAACAAATGATCACCTTCCAGTCCACGGCAGCTCTATCCCAGCCATTAGCTATTAGATCCCCACGTACCTGGTTCAGCTTTGGGGTCTGAAGCTTCTGCAAGGTGCGGTCAGAAGTCAAAACTTTGGAACTACTATGAGCTTCAAAGTACAGCTCAACAATGCTTGGCttaaaggaagaaaagaagaaaaaaaaatcagcaattcATGCTATCCTAGAGATCGAGTGAGTCACTACTTTGCTAAGGCTCAGTTGGTTTCACGCTCAACTTCAAAACCTGTTTAAATCCCACTCCAGAAATCCAGGAACAGCAATCCAGGTCAAGGCACCAAGTGGTCTAGTGAGTCTTTTGGATAAGACATAAAATTAAGCCTCTCTTCTGCctgggcatcaatcatcccagtacccaagaagagcagtgtgagctgcctcaatgactactgtccagtagcactaacttctactgtgatgaaatgctttgaaaggctggtcatggccaaaattaacacatacctaagcaaagatctggacccattacAATTAACCTATTGCCACATTCACTCCAAggtagatgcaatatcgctggctcttcaTTCAActttggatcaccttgaaaacagcaactcatacatacagctgctcttcatagactacagtttGACCTTCAGGCTCGCCAGTGAGTATACTTTGTgacgtgtctgaggagattcggtatatcaccgaagactctcgaaaacctctattgtggagagtattctggctggttgcatcaccgcctggtatggaggtgccaactcccaggacaagaataaactccagaaggttgttaactcaacctgtgacatcagagGCACTaggcttcactccattgaggacatctacaagaggcgggtgactttaaaagaaaagcagcctctatcctcaaaaacccccaccacccaggccaagccctcttca of the Narcine bancroftii isolate sNarBan1 chromosome 4, sNarBan1.hap1, whole genome shotgun sequence genome contains:
- the orc2 gene encoding origin recognition complex subunit 2 isoform X2, with translation MARPSLRLRELRFVSDSDVLDHVSERPRGIKPQNTASRKFVRAKADSKQWRETQADGESQEIFNEQDYIDALGADSTDYSENTSNAEHTTGGDVFTFQSIKRGNMMAKKASELAHTPGKSVTFCAANSPRTKDKNGNRGQSIQTKTPSKSKRRFVSTTPYRLRKRLIESPGLSSASDYSSSDTEEEEGNSPGGDTSHRPALEVASSAPSPGRKSTKPSQPSIVELYFEAHSSSKVLTSDRTLQKLQTPKLNQETLVRLLRNDNLPFSAEIRQLNNGYKDFFCKWMLQTRLGFSILLYGLGSKRELLEDFRSQMLENSVHMMVNGFFPGITLKMILNSITEEVLQHEGSFRNPMDQLSFIIRAFNEDSDLDLYLIIHNIDGQMLRGDRNQQILSQLAAIPGVHLLASIDHLNAALMWDQTRSYLFNWLWYEVTTFKPYTEETSYENSLLVQQSGALALSSLTHVLRSLTPNARGIFKLLARFQLENKDSSSHPGFLPSMS